One stretch of Lysobacter sp. KIS68-7 DNA includes these proteins:
- a CDS encoding exodeoxyribonuclease V subunit beta, whose product MSSTVFDTPLDARSLIEASAGTGKTYALAGLFARAVIVERLAVPQILAVTYTVAATQELHERVRLRLQRAAKLAEAWQEGAPAEQAGDAADTALLRRLLHAALASESLPALRLRLRRAVRDLDLAAITTIHGFCQRLLAEHALVAGHPMVHTDIEPANAAQRSALAVAVWREHAKTAEGVEFLQRTFGSLDTHADAMRDMLAPEPLLPPPPRGDAEASRTDAWRHVRQVYLDTGADARETLLSQMARGQLSRDKRKGMPVDALWQWFDAQSDAPPTRTPAELVRLTRSGLDALAQRGARAPELALSDVVERWLLADEACDLARLHAIRDDARRHDQAAKRNAHVRDFDDLVEDVFVAISDPDSADALAAALRAQYPLVLVDEFQDTDARQWTIFERLFGEGGLLLVGDPKQAIYRFRGGDVQTYLAARDTARVAAPLDRNFRSRPCVLDAVNALFTHATQQAGLLGDGIAFALTSAGGSASDADFMRGGHIAPALVVQALPNKPGGRWNAPDSIATAADCCALEIRDLLAAAREGHALRRDGDVMRPIEARDCAVLVRSHKEGIAIRDALTRLGIPAVSAGRGSLYESDEAQHLLALLLALSTPGDDRRLRAVLATPLFGYDAQALQALDSDGDAHRRWQQDLADWRLRWETHGPQPMLAEVLSGQASRLLAFAGGERSLTHLLQLGEQLQEARARRLGPQGQVDWLRAAIAHADRDDEEQQPRLESDASRVQILTLHKSKGLEFPLVFLPFAAIGRSNGRDDKFVGYHDEAGRRVRQRKTRMQHPGAPAWDAACAASKREDAAEDMRLLYVGLTRARDALWLCTAPFASNEVSSLHRLFGGVLPNAEVRLALGPALQLRDTPPDLGDRQRLAPMRPERVPAPRTPHRRLRRDWWIHSFSQLHRQHAHGAQALVEDAPADDERTMLVTEIPVDPASLRFSGTRFGNAIHHALEHVDFAAWRGGDGSAIPEGQRPLLEAALLSQDYVESDFDAGVRELAPLIARTLNAALPEGGSLADLAPTERVAELEFHFTLADADAQALLALLQAHGIAPGRRDFGAWPRLAGLMTGKIDLTYRVDGRVYVVDYKSNRLPAYDADALAHAMIASEYDLQALLYAVAVHRWLRMRLGASYDPGIHLGGVRYLFCRGLEGDHGIAAPVFPPALIEAVDALLGGTRELA is encoded by the coding sequence GTGAGCAGCACCGTGTTCGATACGCCACTCGACGCCCGCAGCCTCATCGAAGCGAGCGCGGGCACGGGCAAGACCTATGCGTTGGCGGGCTTGTTCGCGCGCGCGGTCATCGTCGAACGCCTCGCGGTGCCGCAGATCCTCGCCGTCACCTACACCGTGGCCGCGACGCAGGAACTCCACGAGCGCGTTCGCTTGCGCTTGCAGCGCGCCGCCAAGCTCGCGGAGGCCTGGCAGGAGGGCGCACCTGCCGAGCAAGCCGGGGACGCGGCGGATACCGCGCTGCTGCGTCGCCTGCTGCACGCCGCATTGGCCAGCGAATCGCTCCCCGCCTTGCGCCTGCGCCTGCGCCGCGCCGTGCGCGACCTCGACCTCGCGGCCATCACCACCATCCACGGCTTCTGCCAACGACTGCTCGCCGAGCACGCGCTGGTCGCCGGACACCCGATGGTCCACACCGACATCGAACCGGCCAACGCGGCGCAGCGCAGCGCGCTGGCGGTCGCCGTGTGGCGCGAACATGCGAAGACCGCCGAAGGCGTCGAATTCCTGCAACGCACATTCGGCAGTCTCGACACCCACGCCGACGCGATGCGCGACATGCTCGCGCCCGAGCCGCTGCTCCCGCCGCCACCGCGGGGCGACGCCGAAGCATCGCGGACCGATGCATGGCGCCACGTGCGCCAGGTCTATCTCGACACCGGCGCGGATGCGCGCGAAACCCTGCTCTCGCAGATGGCGCGCGGCCAGCTCAGCCGCGACAAGCGCAAGGGCATGCCGGTCGACGCGTTGTGGCAATGGTTCGACGCGCAATCCGACGCGCCACCCACCCGTACGCCCGCCGAACTCGTGCGCCTGACGCGCAGCGGACTCGATGCGCTCGCGCAGAGGGGCGCGCGCGCGCCCGAGCTCGCGTTGTCGGATGTGGTCGAACGCTGGCTCCTCGCCGACGAGGCCTGCGACCTCGCCCGCCTGCATGCGATACGCGACGACGCACGCCGCCACGACCAGGCCGCGAAGCGCAACGCCCACGTGCGCGACTTCGACGACCTGGTCGAAGACGTGTTCGTCGCCATCTCCGATCCGGATTCCGCCGACGCACTCGCTGCTGCACTCCGCGCGCAATATCCCCTCGTGCTCGTGGACGAATTCCAGGACACCGACGCGCGGCAATGGACGATCTTCGAACGCTTGTTCGGCGAAGGCGGGCTGCTGCTCGTCGGCGACCCGAAGCAGGCGATCTATCGATTCCGCGGCGGCGATGTGCAGACCTATCTTGCCGCACGCGATACCGCGCGGGTCGCCGCGCCGCTCGACCGCAACTTCCGCTCGAGGCCATGCGTGCTCGACGCGGTCAACGCCCTGTTCACGCATGCCACGCAACAGGCCGGCCTGCTCGGCGACGGCATCGCATTCGCGCTGACTTCGGCGGGCGGCAGCGCCAGCGATGCCGACTTCATGCGCGGGGGACACATCGCGCCCGCGCTCGTGGTGCAGGCCTTGCCGAACAAGCCGGGTGGTCGCTGGAACGCGCCGGATTCCATAGCCACCGCTGCAGACTGCTGCGCACTCGAGATCCGGGACCTGCTCGCCGCCGCACGCGAAGGCCACGCGCTGCGCCGCGACGGCGATGTGATGCGGCCGATCGAAGCGCGCGATTGTGCGGTGCTCGTGCGCAGCCACAAGGAAGGCATCGCAATCCGCGACGCGCTGACGCGCCTGGGCATCCCGGCCGTGAGCGCGGGGCGCGGCAGCCTGTACGAATCGGACGAGGCGCAGCATCTGCTGGCCCTGCTGCTCGCACTGAGCACGCCCGGCGACGATCGCCGCCTGCGCGCGGTGCTCGCGACCCCCTTGTTCGGTTACGACGCGCAAGCCTTGCAGGCCCTGGACAGCGACGGCGACGCCCATCGCCGCTGGCAGCAGGACCTCGCCGACTGGCGCCTGCGCTGGGAAACGCACGGGCCGCAACCGATGCTCGCCGAAGTGCTGTCGGGACAGGCGTCGCGCCTGCTCGCCTTCGCCGGCGGCGAGCGCAGCCTCACGCACCTGCTGCAGCTCGGCGAACAGCTGCAGGAAGCGCGTGCGCGTCGCCTCGGCCCGCAAGGCCAGGTCGACTGGTTGCGCGCGGCCATCGCGCATGCCGACCGCGACGACGAAGAACAACAGCCGCGCCTGGAATCCGACGCGAGCCGCGTCCAGATCCTCACGCTGCACAAGAGCAAGGGCCTGGAGTTCCCGCTCGTGTTCCTGCCCTTCGCGGCCATCGGGCGCAGCAACGGCCGCGACGACAAGTTCGTCGGTTACCACGACGAGGCCGGCCGACGCGTGCGCCAACGCAAGACACGCATGCAGCATCCGGGTGCGCCCGCGTGGGACGCGGCGTGCGCTGCTTCCAAACGCGAAGACGCCGCCGAGGACATGCGCCTGCTGTACGTCGGGCTCACGCGTGCGCGCGATGCCTTGTGGCTGTGCACAGCGCCTTTCGCTTCGAACGAGGTGTCGTCCTTGCATCGCCTGTTCGGCGGCGTCCTGCCGAATGCGGAAGTGCGGCTCGCGCTCGGCCCCGCGCTGCAATTGCGCGACACACCGCCGGACCTCGGCGACCGCCAGCGCCTCGCCCCCATGCGTCCCGAACGCGTCCCCGCCCCGCGCACGCCGCACCGACGCCTGCGTCGCGACTGGTGGATCCACAGCTTCAGCCAGTTGCATCGCCAGCATGCGCACGGTGCGCAAGCCCTGGTCGAAGATGCACCCGCCGACGATGAGCGCACCATGCTGGTGACCGAGATCCCCGTTGACCCGGCGAGCCTGCGTTTCAGCGGCACGCGCTTCGGCAACGCGATTCACCACGCGCTCGAGCATGTCGATTTCGCCGCATGGCGCGGCGGCGACGGCAGTGCGATCCCGGAAGGACAGCGTCCTTTGCTGGAGGCGGCGCTGCTATCGCAGGACTACGTCGAATCCGATTTCGATGCCGGCGTGCGCGAACTGGCGCCGCTGATCGCGCGCACGCTCAACGCCGCCTTGCCCGAAGGCGGGAGCCTGGCCGATCTCGCGCCGACCGAGCGCGTGGCCGAGCTGGAATTCCATTTCACGCTGGCCGATGCGGATGCGCAGGCGCTTCTTGCGCTGCTGCAGGCGCACGGCATCGCGCCGGGCCGCCGCGATTTCGGCGCGTGGCCGCGGCTGGCGGGCCTGATGACGGGCAAGATCGACCTGACCTATCGCGTGGACGGGCGCGTGTACGTGGTCGATTACAAGTCGAACCGTTTGCCTGCGTACGACGCCGACGCGCTGGCGCACGCGATGATCGCAAGCGAGTACGACCTGCAGGCCTTGCTCTACGCAGTGGCCGTGCATCGCTGGCTGCGCATGCGGCTGGGGGCGTCGTACGACCCGGGCATACACCTCGGCGGCGTGCGCTACCTGTTCTGTCGCGGGCTCGAAGGCGATCACGGCATCGCCGCGCCTGTGTTCCCGCCCGCGCTCATCGAGGCGGTGGATGCGTTGCTCGGCGGCACGCGGGAGCTTGCATGA
- the recD gene encoding exodeoxyribonuclease V subunit alpha, producing MSATFPMNDDAPRTFDRTFAETLRRLDPATDPRVLDAAERAAFAIAQGHAAFDIAGEPDAHDLRAALRASRWIDTPAPQDPADPALPLVLEGDLLFLRRYREYERRLAQGLRRIASASLPDAEAAPIAPLFDTLFPPATRDPHQARAAALALRHPLLVITGGPGTGKTTTIARMLLLSMAHAIAGGRALRIALAAPTGRAAERMAESLRNAIDGMRNDGVDATLCDALPRDAGTLHRLLGTIHDRPRFRHGPDLPLAFDLVVVDEASMVDLPLMCKLVEAIPDGARLVLLGDRDQLPSVEAGDVLAAIADAATTMERDAPVAATQGFGGIRVNLQRAFRQSDALDLAPLATAVREGDADTALALLRSGTLRGVDFHEDVADPLAPPLRDVLLTPWRELGSVDAANADDIAAALALAGRARLLTALRNGPQGAIALNARIEEALAGAQRDPYFHGRLVAITENSYRHGLFNGDLGLCLRGEDGTAVWFRTAAGLRPFHPGALPAHAGAFAMTVHKAQGSEFDTTWVQLPRQPARTLSRELVYTAMTRARNALHVCASETSLRAALGMRAQRVSGLASRLRGA from the coding sequence ATGAGCGCCACATTCCCGATGAATGACGACGCACCGCGCACCTTCGATCGCACGTTCGCCGAAACGCTGCGACGCCTGGACCCGGCGACCGATCCGCGCGTGCTCGACGCGGCCGAGCGCGCGGCGTTCGCGATCGCGCAGGGGCATGCGGCGTTCGACATCGCCGGCGAACCCGATGCGCACGATCTCCGCGCGGCCCTGCGCGCGTCGCGCTGGATCGACACGCCCGCGCCGCAGGACCCCGCGGACCCGGCGCTACCGCTCGTCCTGGAAGGCGACCTGCTGTTCCTTCGCCGCTACCGCGAATACGAACGTCGCCTCGCGCAAGGCCTGCGCCGCATCGCATCGGCATCGCTTCCCGACGCGGAAGCCGCGCCCATCGCCCCGTTGTTCGACACCCTGTTCCCGCCTGCGACGCGCGATCCGCACCAGGCCCGCGCCGCTGCGCTCGCGTTGCGCCATCCCTTGCTGGTGATCACCGGTGGCCCCGGCACCGGCAAGACCACGACGATCGCGCGCATGTTGTTGCTCTCCATGGCGCACGCGATCGCAGGAGGCCGCGCGCTGCGCATCGCGCTCGCTGCCCCCACCGGGCGCGCCGCCGAACGCATGGCCGAAAGCCTGCGCAATGCGATCGACGGAATGCGCAACGACGGCGTCGACGCCACCTTGTGCGACGCACTGCCCCGCGACGCCGGCACGCTGCATCGCCTGCTGGGCACGATCCACGATCGTCCGCGCTTCCGCCACGGCCCCGACCTTCCGCTCGCATTCGATCTCGTCGTGGTCGACGAGGCCTCGATGGTCGACCTGCCCTTGATGTGCAAGCTCGTCGAAGCGATCCCCGACGGCGCGCGCCTGGTGTTGCTCGGCGATCGCGACCAGTTGCCGTCGGTGGAAGCCGGCGACGTGCTCGCCGCGATCGCGGATGCAGCGACCACCATGGAGCGCGATGCGCCCGTCGCGGCGACGCAGGGTTTCGGCGGCATCCGCGTCAACCTGCAGCGTGCCTTCCGCCAGTCCGATGCACTCGATCTCGCACCGCTCGCCACGGCCGTGCGCGAGGGCGACGCAGACACGGCACTCGCCCTCTTGCGCAGCGGTACCTTGCGCGGCGTCGATTTCCACGAAGACGTCGCCGATCCACTGGCGCCTCCGCTGCGCGATGTGCTGCTCACGCCGTGGCGGGAGCTCGGCAGCGTCGATGCGGCCAATGCGGATGACATTGCCGCTGCGCTCGCGCTAGCAGGACGCGCACGCCTGCTCACGGCGCTGCGCAACGGCCCGCAAGGCGCGATCGCATTGAACGCCCGCATCGAAGAAGCGCTCGCCGGCGCGCAGCGCGATCCGTATTTCCACGGCCGACTCGTGGCGATCACCGAAAACAGCTATCGCCACGGCCTGTTCAACGGCGACCTGGGCCTGTGCCTGCGTGGCGAAGACGGCACCGCCGTGTGGTTCCGCACGGCAGCGGGGCTTCGCCCGTTCCATCCGGGCGCCCTGCCCGCGCATGCAGGTGCATTCGCGATGACGGTGCACAAGGCGCAGGGCTCGGAATTCGACACGACGTGGGTGCAATTGCCGCGGCAGCCCGCGCGCACCTTGTCGCGCGAACTGGTCTATACCGCCATGACGCGCGCACGCAATGCGTTGCACGTGTGCGCATCGGAGACGAGCCTGCGTGCAGCGCTCGGAATGCGTGCACAACGCGTCTCGGGTCTTGCATCGCGATTGCGCGGCGCATGA
- the folE gene encoding GTP cyclohydrolase I FolE, with protein sequence MSDIRHNVPRSEAEDAVRTLLRWSGENPDREGLLDTPKRVVRAYEDWFSGYAMDPDDYLARTFEEVCGYDELIVLRDIQFESHCEHHMAPIIGRAHVGYLPNGKVVGISKLARVVEAYARRFQVQEKMTAQIANCIERALQPLGVGVVIEAAHECMTTRGVHKRGVSMVTSTMLGSFREDARTRSEFLQFVSVGSGHR encoded by the coding sequence ATGAGCGATATCCGCCACAACGTCCCACGCAGCGAAGCCGAAGACGCCGTCCGCACGCTGCTGCGCTGGTCCGGCGAAAACCCCGACCGCGAAGGCCTGCTCGACACGCCCAAGCGCGTGGTGCGCGCCTACGAGGACTGGTTCAGCGGTTACGCGATGGATCCGGACGATTACCTCGCGCGCACCTTCGAAGAAGTGTGCGGCTACGACGAGCTGATCGTGCTGCGCGACATCCAGTTCGAGAGTCATTGCGAGCACCACATGGCGCCGATCATCGGCCGCGCCCACGTGGGCTACCTGCCGAACGGCAAGGTGGTGGGCATCAGCAAGCTGGCGCGCGTGGTGGAAGCCTATGCACGCCGCTTCCAGGTGCAGGAGAAGATGACGGCGCAGATCGCCAACTGCATCGAGCGCGCGCTGCAACCGCTCGGCGTCGGCGTGGTGATCGAAGCCGCGCACGAATGCATGACCACGCGCGGCGTGCACAAGCGCGGCGTGAGCATGGTGACCTCCACGATGCTCGGCAGCTTCCGCGAAGACGCACGCACGCGCTCTGAATTCCTGCAGTTCGTTTCGGTGGGATCCGGGCACCGCTGA
- a CDS encoding NAD(P)/FAD-dependent oxidoreductase — MTAATYLARFHRRAVVVDAGKSRARWIPKSHNCPGFPFGVAGTDLLDKLREQATGYGAEIVSGHIARLEHDADGFIATADDGTRWEARHVILATGIVDRMPAMPGLETAIEHNVVRMCAVCDGYEASDDHIAVYAPVDDAIRHAVFLRTFSRRVAAVRSEPGEPDEENARRAREANVSVLPVATRLEHDGTCCVFHLEDGSTHRFDTVYPALGCETQSDLAIALGAAVDDIGALRVDAKQQTSVEGLYAIGDIVSSLNQISVAVGHAAIAATAVHNRLPGNFREDPDSQPESAADLPSPG; from the coding sequence CTGACGGCGGCGACCTACCTCGCACGGTTCCATCGCCGCGCCGTCGTCGTCGATGCGGGCAAGAGCCGTGCTCGCTGGATTCCGAAGAGCCACAACTGCCCGGGCTTCCCGTTCGGCGTCGCGGGCACGGACTTGCTGGACAAGTTGCGCGAGCAGGCGACGGGTTACGGCGCGGAGATCGTGTCGGGACACATCGCGCGCCTCGAACACGACGCCGACGGCTTCATCGCCACCGCCGACGACGGCACGCGCTGGGAAGCCCGCCACGTGATCCTCGCCACCGGCATCGTCGACCGGATGCCCGCGATGCCCGGGCTGGAAACCGCCATCGAGCACAACGTCGTGCGCATGTGCGCCGTGTGCGATGGCTACGAGGCGAGCGACGACCACATCGCCGTGTACGCACCCGTGGACGACGCCATCCGGCACGCCGTCTTCCTGCGCACGTTCTCGCGGCGCGTGGCGGCAGTGCGCTCCGAACCCGGCGAGCCCGACGAAGAGAACGCAAGGCGTGCGCGCGAAGCGAACGTCTCCGTGCTGCCCGTGGCCACGCGCCTGGAACACGACGGCACCTGCTGCGTCTTCCACCTGGAAGACGGCAGCACGCATCGCTTCGACACGGTGTATCCCGCGCTCGGCTGCGAAACGCAGTCGGACCTTGCGATCGCGCTTGGCGCGGCCGTCGACGACATCGGCGCGCTGCGCGTGGATGCGAAGCAGCAGACCAGCGTCGAAGGCCTCTATGCCATCGGCGACATCGTCAGTTCGCTGAACCAGATCAGCGTGGCCGTCGGGCACGCGGCGATCGCGGCCACGGCGGTGCACAACCGCCTGCCGGGCAACTTCCGCGAGGATCCGGACAGCCAGCCGGAGTCGGCAGCGGACCTGCCGAGCCCCGGCTGA
- a CDS encoding toll/interleukin-1 receptor domain-containing protein, giving the protein MRYRAFLSYSHVDAHWARWLLRRLESYRVPARLVGSPGRDGPIPARLGPMFRDRDELPTAGDLSTTIREALAESATLVVICSPAAAQSRWVDAEVQAFRARHSGDRVLCFVVDGNPAQSDCFPPSLLAPDAEGHVREPLAADARKDGDGKDRAALKLIAGLLGVGFDTLVQREAQRRNKRMAIVAAASVAGMALTSTLAISAYVARNDAQRRQAQAEDLMGFMMGDLRQKLTTVGRLDLMRSVDDKATKYFATLDPRDLSDHTLEEQARSLTGIGQVRLEEGNHPAAAAAFHEAYVRSSALYDRKPSEGQRLFDRAQAEYWIGYVAWQQDRFDDAEKWLTQYRDSALKLAAMDRKNFDWQKEVAYGHHNLAVLDEARGQHAKAEQAMLQELDLFRGWVRARPNDLPLRSEKATVVSWLGSNALQQGRLQESEGWFADSLADLDALRKRAPKDSRWREDWVDQQLLLADVRSQRGRMAEAHAAVEAANHEADAMVRQDPDNKKWASVHAVARFWRAQLDAESPAVAAPEALEAERLLTAVHTAEPKDMRMRQWLGRTRMLQARLAFEQHDDAATHERIAAAHAVIDPGWKSGEGENLRVTLAELQTLEGEVAKRAGDDTTATTRWRDAQALLMAGKDTEGPPFARLDPLVRTLHNLEQDDAAMPYRQRLVAAAYVPIDPLPPLPGIAAR; this is encoded by the coding sequence GTGCGCTATCGCGCCTTCCTCAGCTACAGCCACGTCGACGCCCACTGGGCGCGCTGGCTGCTGCGTCGGCTGGAGTCGTATCGCGTGCCTGCACGCCTGGTCGGTTCGCCGGGACGTGATGGCCCGATTCCTGCTCGCCTCGGCCCGATGTTCCGGGACCGCGACGAGCTGCCCACCGCAGGCGACCTGAGCACGACCATCCGCGAAGCGCTCGCCGAATCGGCCACGCTCGTCGTCATCTGCTCGCCGGCCGCTGCGCAGTCGCGCTGGGTGGATGCGGAAGTGCAGGCCTTCCGCGCGCGCCACAGCGGCGACCGCGTGTTGTGTTTCGTCGTCGACGGCAATCCCGCGCAAAGCGATTGCTTCCCGCCGTCGCTGCTCGCACCGGATGCGGAGGGACACGTGCGCGAGCCGCTCGCGGCGGATGCGCGCAAGGACGGCGACGGCAAGGATCGTGCGGCGCTCAAGTTGATCGCGGGCCTGTTGGGCGTCGGCTTCGATACGCTCGTGCAACGCGAAGCCCAGCGACGCAACAAGCGCATGGCGATCGTGGCGGCCGCATCGGTGGCGGGCATGGCGCTCACGTCCACGCTCGCGATCAGCGCGTATGTCGCGCGCAACGACGCGCAACGCAGGCAAGCGCAGGCGGAAGACCTGATGGGCTTCATGATGGGCGACCTGCGCCAGAAGCTCACCACGGTCGGGCGCCTGGACCTGATGCGCTCGGTCGACGACAAGGCAACGAAGTATTTCGCCACGCTGGATCCGCGCGACCTCAGCGATCACACGCTGGAGGAACAGGCGCGCTCGCTCACCGGCATTGGCCAGGTGCGCCTGGAGGAAGGCAACCATCCTGCTGCCGCCGCGGCCTTCCACGAAGCCTATGTGCGCAGCAGCGCGTTGTACGACCGCAAGCCGAGCGAAGGGCAGCGTCTGTTCGATCGCGCGCAGGCCGAATACTGGATCGGCTACGTCGCCTGGCAACAGGATCGCTTCGACGATGCGGAGAAGTGGTTGACGCAGTATCGCGACAGCGCGCTGAAGCTCGCGGCGATGGATCGGAAGAACTTCGATTGGCAGAAGGAAGTCGCCTACGGCCACCACAACCTCGCGGTGCTGGACGAAGCGCGCGGGCAACACGCGAAGGCCGAGCAGGCGATGCTGCAGGAACTGGATCTGTTCCGCGGCTGGGTGCGCGCGCGGCCGAACGATCTGCCGCTGCGCTCCGAGAAGGCGACCGTGGTGTCCTGGCTGGGCAGCAACGCGCTGCAGCAAGGGCGCCTGCAGGAAAGCGAAGGGTGGTTCGCCGATTCGCTGGCCGACCTCGATGCGTTGCGGAAGCGGGCACCGAAGGACAGTCGCTGGCGCGAGGACTGGGTGGACCAGCAACTGCTGCTCGCCGATGTGCGCTCGCAGCGCGGCCGCATGGCGGAAGCGCATGCGGCGGTCGAAGCGGCTAACCACGAAGCCGATGCGATGGTGCGGCAGGATCCGGACAACAAGAAGTGGGCGTCGGTGCACGCCGTCGCGCGCTTCTGGCGCGCACAACTCGACGCGGAGTCGCCTGCGGTCGCGGCGCCGGAAGCACTGGAAGCAGAGCGCCTGCTCACCGCGGTGCACACCGCCGAACCGAAGGACATGCGCATGCGCCAGTGGCTTGGCCGCACGCGGATGCTGCAGGCACGCCTGGCGTTCGAGCAGCACGACGACGCGGCCACGCACGAGCGCATCGCGGCCGCGCATGCGGTGATCGACCCTGGTTGGAAGTCGGGCGAAGGCGAGAACCTGCGGGTCACGCTCGCGGAGCTGCAGACGCTGGAAGGCGAAGTCGCCAAGCGTGCGGGCGACGACACGACGGCCACCACGCGCTGGCGCGATGCGCAGGCCTTGCTGATGGCCGGCAAGGACACCGAAGGCCCGCCGTTCGCGCGCCTGGATCCCTTGGTGCGCACGCTCCACAACCTCGAACAGGATGACGCCGCGATGCCGTATCGGCAGCGCCTGGTGGCGGCCGCTTACGTTCCGATCGATCCGCTGCCGCCGCTGCCGGGGATCGCGGCGCGCTGA
- a CDS encoding TCR/Tet family MFS transporter, with the protein MNDTAAPGARQAALVFIFVTVLIDILAFGLIIPVLPHLLKEFVGGDTVRAAHWVGVFGVLFAAIQFVCAPIQGAMSDRFGRRPTILLSCFGLGVDFIFMAVAQSLPWLLVGRVFSAVFSASFTTANAYIADVTEPAKRAQAFGMIGAAFGLGFIIGPAIGGELGHINIRLPFWFAAGLALLNFAYGLFVLPESHPKERRSPKFDWAHANPLGSLKLLGRYRAIWGLAGVVFLINLAHYVYPSVFVLFADFAYGWDERVVGRVLAVVGVLSVIVNALLVKRVVAKFGERRALLIGLMCGVVGFTIYGVAPTGIWFLAGMPIMSLWALAMPSTQALVSRQVGPEVQGRIQGALTSLASFAGILGPAIYTSVFALFISDHAPAKLPGAPFLLAGMLLACAGMVAWRFARAPKEAAHVAPAPVTASEG; encoded by the coding sequence GTGAACGATACCGCCGCACCCGGCGCGCGCCAGGCCGCGCTCGTCTTCATCTTCGTCACCGTCCTCATCGACATCCTCGCCTTCGGCCTCATCATCCCGGTGCTGCCGCACCTGCTGAAGGAGTTCGTCGGCGGCGATACCGTGCGCGCGGCGCATTGGGTCGGTGTGTTCGGCGTGTTGTTCGCCGCCATCCAGTTCGTGTGCGCGCCGATCCAGGGCGCGATGTCCGATCGCTTCGGCCGGCGGCCGACGATCCTGCTCTCGTGCTTCGGCCTCGGCGTGGATTTCATCTTCATGGCGGTCGCGCAGTCGCTGCCGTGGCTGCTGGTCGGGCGCGTGTTCTCGGCGGTGTTCTCCGCCAGCTTCACAACCGCCAATGCGTACATCGCAGACGTGACCGAACCGGCGAAGCGCGCGCAAGCCTTCGGCATGATCGGCGCGGCCTTCGGCCTGGGCTTCATCATCGGTCCGGCGATCGGCGGCGAGCTCGGCCACATCAACATTCGGCTGCCGTTCTGGTTCGCTGCAGGACTCGCGTTGTTGAACTTCGCGTACGGCCTGTTCGTGCTGCCCGAGTCCCACCCGAAGGAGCGTCGCAGCCCGAAGTTCGACTGGGCCCACGCCAATCCGCTCGGCTCGTTGAAGTTGCTCGGCCGCTATCGCGCGATCTGGGGCCTGGCCGGCGTGGTGTTCCTGATCAACCTCGCGCACTACGTGTATCCGAGCGTGTTCGTGCTGTTCGCCGATTTCGCGTACGGCTGGGACGAGCGCGTCGTCGGCCGCGTGCTCGCGGTGGTCGGCGTGCTGAGCGTGATCGTCAATGCCTTGCTGGTGAAGCGCGTCGTGGCGAAGTTCGGCGAGCGTCGCGCGTTGCTGATCGGCCTGATGTGCGGCGTGGTCGGCTTCACCATTTATGGCGTCGCACCGACGGGTATCTGGTTCCTCGCTGGTATGCCGATCATGTCGTTGTGGGCGCTGGCGATGCCGTCGACGCAGGCGCTCGTTTCGCGCCAGGTCGGGCCCGAAGTGCAGGGTCGCATCCAGGGCGCGCTCACGAGCCTCGCAAGTTTCGCGGGCATCCTGGGCCCGGCGATCTACACCTCGGTGTTCGCGTTGTTCATCAGCGACCACGCACCGGCGAAGTTGCCGGGTGCACCCTTCCTGCTGGCAGGCATGTTGCTCGCGTGCGCGGGGATGGTGGCGTGGCGGTTTGCGCGCGCGCCGAAGGAAGCGGCGCACGTCGCGCCGGCACCGGTCACCGCAAGCGAAGGTTGA